TATATATAATATTCTGAGCCATTTCTTCTTTTAATTTTTCTACCATAGATATATCCTCCTTTATAAAAGTACCCGTTCCTCTTTGCTTATAAGCAATATCATTTCTCTCTAATTCTTGATAAGCTCTTTGAATAGTATTGGGATTTACTTTAAGTTTTGAGGACATTTCTCTTACAGAAAGCAGTTTATCTCCTGGTTTCAATTCTTCTTTTACTATTTTTCTCTTTACAATATCTATTATCTGCATATATATTGGTATATTGGAATCAAATTCAACATCCATTTTATCACCTCCACAAGTAGCTTATCTAGTGTGCTGATATAATAATACACTAGTCTAGTAATAAAGTCAACATACCTATTTAAATAACTAAAATAATCCCTAAATTTTTTGCATTGATACAAATACTTTAGGGATGCTTTTTAATCTAATATTTAATTTTTTAAAAGGTAAACTTCCATAGCAGTATTTATATAAAGAGAATATCATCATTAACCATATATGATATAGACCCTAATTTATGCTTAGGAAATACAATTGATTTTATTCTTATACCATCTACGTCTACTACATCACCATCTTTAAGTTTTTTGTATTTTTCATTTTCCTCACTTTTACAAGAAAACATACTCTTTCCTGATTTTCTTAAAGAAGTTTCAGCAGAAAAATAGATATCAGCATTTTTAAATAATTTAATACATCCTGCATGATAAAAATTAGGATAAGTTAAAAATACATGAGATACAGATTTAGGCTCAATATTTATTTTCTTTAATTCCCGATTTACAAGGGAAGGTATAAATCCTGTATCAAAACATATGGTTGTTTTGAAATCAGAATATATAAAAAAATTAGAAATGAGTGATCTTACCACATATATATTACCAGTTATCTGTTGAGTTTTACTTAATTTAAACAACATACATCTTTCCCCACTTCCATGTATATCTTTCTTTTAAATAGTAAAATATATTCTTTTTATATCATTTCCCTATTTTATTAGTTTATACACTCCTATGATCTAGCATAAATTAAGATATTAGGTTAAAAATATAATGAAGACATACAACACTTAAAATATTTTTAATTGGGAGGTATATAAATTGAAAAAATTATTATATATAACTGCAAATACAAAACCAGAATCTTTGTCTGTCAGCAAAACTGTTGGTAGAAACTTTGTAAAAGAATTCTTATCGAAAAATGCAGATTATATGGTAGAAGAACTGGATCTATACAATGAAAATATTCCTGAAATAAACCATAGGATATTTAAAGGCAGGGCCGAATTAGTTTCAGGAAATGATTACAATGCCCTATCAGATGAAGATAAAAGAATAGTAGACAGAATAAATGAACTATGCAATCAATTTTTAAGTGCAGATACTTATGTTATTGCAGCTCCTATGTGGAGTGTAAGTTATCCAGCAAGGCTTAAATCCTATTTAGATTGTATTATAATAAATAACAGATTAATTAAAATTTCTGAGGAAGACATAAAAGGCCTTTTAGATGATAAAAAGAGGAATATGGTCTATATTCAATCTTCAGCAGCAGTATATCCTAAAATATTTAATTCCAAGTTTAATCATGCCATCGATTATTTTAGAGATGTATTTAAATTCTTAGGAGTGAATAAATTTGACTATATACTGGTAGAAGGCACAGAAGACTCTTCTGTAGGTAAATCAAAAGCCATAGGAAATGTCCAAAACAATATAAAAAGTGTAGTAAATAAATTCACTGAAAATATTCCTTTAATGGATAGAATGTAACCAGATTTCTAATGGGCTGATGTGCTAATTAATTAGTACATCAGCCCATTTAACACATATACATGTTTTTAAACAGTTGACTATTTATAATTAAGAAAAACGTATTGACTATTTCCGTTTACAGATGTAATATTAAATTACGAATTACACGTGTAAACAGAAATGAAAGGAGCATATATCCATGAACGAAATATCAAGCATTTCAGATGCAGAACTTACTATTATGAAGATAATATGGAAAAGTCCCAATATAACTGCAAATAAAATTATAGAACAACTATCAGATAAAACTAAGTGGAAACCTAACACCGTAAAGACATTAATAAATAGATTATTAAAAAAAAATGTAATTGGCTTTAACAAGGAGGGTAAAGAATATTACTATTATGCTGTAGTTCAGGAAGAAAATTATATAAATGCAGAAAGCAATTCTTTTTTAAATAAAATATTCAATGGCTCTGTCATCTCAATGGTATTAAACTTTGTTGAGAACAAAAAATTATCTGAAAGTGAAATTAAAGAACTGAAAGATATTTTAAATAAAAAGCATGAGTAAGAGGTGCTTATATGTCAACTTTAATAAAAACCATCTTTATGGCATCACTTAATGGAAGCGTGCTAGTTATACTAATACTTTTAATAAAGATGCTATTAAAGAAAAAATTAAAAGCTGAATTTCATTATTTCATATGGTTTCTTTTAATAATAAAACTCATTATGCCCTATGGGCCCGAAAGTAATTTGAGCATATTTAACATATTTAGTGCTGTAACTGAGAAGGAAGAAACTATTTCCAGTAAATATTATTTAAAAACAAGTAATATATCTAAAAATAAACTTAAAGATTCCAATGTTCCTGGTAATTTAAGCAAAAATAAAAATATAGAGAGTTTAAATAAAAAAATAAATTATAAAAGCATACTGTTTTTTATATGGCTAATGGGAATAGTATTTTTTATAGCTAATACATTATATGAAATTAGAAAAATTCAACTTATAAAGAAAAACGCAATAAGTAATAAAGATTCTAATTTCAATAATATATTGAACAGCTGCCTAAATATAATGAATATAAATAAAAGTGTATCTTTAATGTACCCATATAAATCAATCAATCCATGCTTATGCGGATTAATTAAACCTACAATATTTATTCCACAAAATATTATAAAAAATATTTCAGAAGATGAATTTAAACATATTATAATACATGAACTCTGCCATTTAAAGAG
The genomic region above belongs to Clostridium sp. AWRP and contains:
- a CDS encoding GntR family transcriptional regulator produces the protein MDVEFDSNIPIYMQIIDIVKRKIVKEELKPGDKLLSVREMSSKLKVNPNTIQRAYQELERNDIAYKQRGTGTFIKEDISMVEKLKEEMAQNIIYSFIIGMKELGFSSDEIIKIVEEKVQEGK
- a CDS encoding MBL fold metallo-hydrolase, producing the protein MLFKLSKTQQITGNIYVVRSLISNFFIYSDFKTTICFDTGFIPSLVNRELKKINIEPKSVSHVFLTYPNFYHAGCIKLFKNADIYFSAETSLRKSGKSMFSCKSEENEKYKKLKDGDVVDVDGIRIKSIVFPKHKLGSISYMVNDDILFI
- a CDS encoding NAD(P)H-dependent oxidoreductase; protein product: MKKLLYITANTKPESLSVSKTVGRNFVKEFLSKNADYMVEELDLYNENIPEINHRIFKGRAELVSGNDYNALSDEDKRIVDRINELCNQFLSADTYVIAAPMWSVSYPARLKSYLDCIIINNRLIKISEEDIKGLLDDKKRNMVYIQSSAAVYPKIFNSKFNHAIDYFRDVFKFLGVNKFDYILVEGTEDSSVGKSKAIGNVQNNIKSVVNKFTENIPLMDRM
- a CDS encoding BlaI/MecI/CopY family transcriptional regulator, encoding MNEISSISDAELTIMKIIWKSPNITANKIIEQLSDKTKWKPNTVKTLINRLLKKNVIGFNKEGKEYYYYAVVQEENYINAESNSFLNKIFNGSVISMVLNFVENKKLSESEIKELKDILNKKHE